The DNA segment GAGACGACGGTGAACCCGTTTGAGGGGCGAGTTCGCGTTGCGTCGCAGCGGTCTCCAACGGTTCAGCGATGGCGATGATCTTCAGGGATGGTTCGGCGACGGCTAGAGCTTTGTGCGGTGGTCGGAGTTCAGTGGGAAGCGATGAACATCGATGATATGCGGTCGGCGGATGTGGGCATAGACTCAGACGACTCGGGGAGCGGCAGAGTGGATCGGCGATGGTGAATGGCAGCGGGAAACTTTGGCGATAAATTGATGGTGCTCGGGCTATGGTTCTGCGCGGGGGTGGAGTGGTGTGGGTGCGGTGATGCAAAGAGGGGCTCGACCGAGGTTTTGGGCGCTTTATAGCCACGGGGGAGTGGTGGTTGTGGTGATAGGATCGTGGCAGTGGTTCCGGTGAAGTGAGAGTGGGAGGTTGAGGATGACGGGTGCATACGATAGAGATTAGAGGGGAGGAGAAAAACAAGCGTGACACCAGGCGAGGAGGACTCGAGTGACCAGACACCTCGTTGTCGTATCAGGCCGGCGCCGTGTTGCGCTGCCCGGCTAGCTTCGTTGCCGGCCCTGTCTCTTCGCTGCCGCGCCCACGTCCCTGTTCCCGActagctcagctcagctcgtATGGGAACTGTGCAGGCCAGTGCCCAGCGGATCTGAAAGCGGCAGGGGCCGGATCCAGCCGTTGACTCGTATGAATGAAccgataaaaagaaaagaaaaaggggcaGAGAAGACCAGAGCAGGGCACCGTTGATCCGTCCATCCATCGACCACGCGCCGACCCAGTGCGTGAGAGCCAGCGAGCGAGCAAGCGTACTGGTGTCCCATGCTGGCTGGGCGACGAGAACGACGAGCATGACGCAGATGCAGATGCAGATGCAATGATGCACGCAacttcctctcttctcttctctctcgcctCTCCTCACTCGGTCAGTGGTCACTGCACAGGCGGCAGGCTCACGAGACGACACTAGTTGGCTGGTAGCACTAGAAGAAAGTGGCGCCAATGATGCAGGAGAAAATGGTGGCCGAAACATCCCACCAGCAGAGGAGCAGAACAGAGAGCATGGCTACTGCTGCCCAGTTGAGTGGGCAATGGCAAAGAGCCAAAGACTATCCTATACGTGAGTGGGCAATAGCAGCAGCTCTGAATCTGCTCGTCCCTCGGCTCTAGCCTTCGATGACAGAGCTGTGTGGAAATGAACAGAGCAAACcagacagcagcagcagattCTGGACAAGAGATATGCGAGCAAAACAGAAACGCATTTCCAGTCCCTGCTCCGTTTCAAGCTCTGCACGTCTCTGATTCACTAAAATGTTAAAAAGCGAGACACATTAAGCATGAGCTTTGGTTCAGATAAGCAAGGATGCGGTTTTTCCTGCATGCAAGCGGGTTTTCCGGTGGAAAAACAACTTCAGCGTGGCTCCCTCCCAAAGCTTGGAAAAGGTCCAAAAATTTCTACTTTTTCATGCTGCTTCTTGTTGCAAAATGGCTCAAACTCTGCATCCATCAACGAAACGCTGTAGTGGAGGAAGAGTTTCGTTTTTCTGGGATCAGACAAAGTCACGATTAACTGAACATTGACTCTTAGTGTGCCTTCCCTTCGTCTTTCACCATTTCTGCTTCCCTCCATCTACCGTTTCCTTATCCTTTCTCTGAGTGGCTGCAAAAGTTGAAGGGTCGGATATGCTTTGCGTTTGAAGGTGTACAACTGTACTCAATTCCATATTCAGATTGCCCACAACAACATTCACATGCAAATAAATTCTGGACAACTGGAAATGccggtgataaaaaaaaatgccagTTGCCATTTTGTTCTATTGAATTTGTTTTGATAGTTTTCAACAGCCTGAAATGTGCCAAACTTTAGTCGCTTCTCCCAATAATTGGATCTCTGACTCTCGCAGCTGTTAGATTTATATCCAACCGTTCTACTTCCTCGCCCCTCTCCTACAACACCATCGATCAAAGCACAAATCATAAAGAGATCCAATGGCGAGGAAAGTAGACGGATAGATCGTAAATTTCCAGGCGATTGAAGAATAGCATGCAAGTCTCAACAAGTATAACCCACTCCTCCTTATTGAAATGCAGTGTATTTATTCTGAAATTACAACGAATTTAGCTGCTTCCGGATACTTTCTAGTAAAATTGTATCTATATCCTCAGAGCATCACTACGAGtattcctctcatatttatCTATTATTATTCTTATAATTATAAGATGATACTTAATATTTATAAGTCTAATAATACAAATCTGACTACAACTCTAACTCAAGTTCATCTATAACCAAtttttatacatatatgtaacacATGTCACAAACTGAAGATTGGAAGCACATGCAAAACCTCTACGTGTTGTGAACGTACGTGTCGCCGACTCCAGTGCGCGTGCCACTTCTAACTGTGTGGTGCGTGCCTGCTTCGCATCACCACGCGTTACATCTTGCCAAGTTGCCTCTCTCGCTAGCAGCTAGCTTTCGCATTATAAATTTAGCTCCTCGCTCGGCACCACCTCGAGCACCCCCAACACTCGTCCTCCCAAAGCCACCAGCCAACCAGCCGCTTACAGCTCCGGCACAGCATAGTACAGCTTCTCCTCGATCCTCTTGCCCTTCGACGCAGGCAGAGGCAGAGATGAGGCGTTGCAGCAACACCACTTCACCGCTCGCCGCTCTTgccctgctcctcctcgccgtctgCTTCTTCCACTGCGCGGCAGCGGCTCGCCTCCTGCCTGCTGTTCCTCCTCTTGCTCACCAAGGTGCGTGCTTCACTTGTAGAAAGCTGAAAGCATGCATATTATGCCCAACCTCTTTGCTGACCGATCCTACCACCTTAGCTGCTTCAATCAATGTTTCTGAACTATTTGCAGAGAATGGTGCCAAGGCTGCTACAGATGGCCCGGTGCTTCAGGAAGGTACCGCCGGCAATGGCGACGAGCTCGCAGTCTCCGAGGTGAGAACATAAACCACTGAATCTGTACTTGTGCTTTCAATTTGAGCCGTCCATTAGATCCATCAGCCGTGAATGATATGCCAAATTGCCAATAGCCTAAGATGTAGCAAGCTTAGATAACCTTTGTGTCCTGGTTCTGCAGATGATGGGAGCAGAGGAGGCGTGTGAGGAGGGGAACGACGAGTGCATGCAGAGGAGGCTGCTCCGGGACGCGCACCTCGACTACATCTACACCCAGCACAAGGGCAAGCCGTGAGGATGAACATCTCATCTTCGTCTCGGTTGCCGCGGCTGGGTACGATGGTCCGGGCGGAGTACATGCTGCAGAGTTGATGGAGGGAATCACATCTAGTATCTCTACCTGCTGCTAGCTTAGCTCTGTTACTAATATGTATCCGTGATCCATCTAGGAGTATATGCGTGTGTCACTGTCACCTCGTTTGTACATCTCTAAGTCTAATACATGTATGGTACCATTTTCTTCAAGTGTTTGCTTGGTGAAATGTGATGATGAGGTTCATATGTAGTAGCATGCAAGAGTGGTTTTCTAATTAACGTAGGTGTGCCGATACTAAGCTAGTTTGGCTTGGTGTGATGTGAAGCTGTGAACAATCTTATAACCGTGCTTTTCCTTGTTGTTAACTATTTACACACTTGCATTTGTTTTCTGGTCTACGTCTGAATGCCGTCTCACTGTCTGCCTGTGAACACTGTATGAACCTCTGACTCCTTCCTATAAACATTTCTCCCTAATCTTCTTAATCCAAGAGATCCAACAACCATTTTTTTTAGTAGTCCAAGAAAACAGAAATCCATTGTGATCGATCGACCTGTCCACAGTGCTAAATTATGGGCTTATTTCGTATCTGTTCCCCAAGATTCCACATGATGGTCGGAGGTTGCTCATAAAAGTCAACACCGTGCAGCTACAACTCACTTCATATGTCTGAGGCTCTTAGCTGCTCGGGCAAAGAGAGACATGCAAAGATGCTCCTCGGTCCCCACATGCGCTCGATGGCAATGGTTCAAAATTTCGCACACAAGTATCACTTATTAGGATTTTAACAAAAACATCATCAAGATCAATAAGTCAAgtacaaaattaatatataagatataatatttttttaacaagatTTAGCTAACTTGTCTACATACACGAGGCATCACTACGAACGCTCCTCCTCAACTATTTTCTTCGATCTGCGGTTACAACGATAATGTCTAATATTAATAGATCAGAAATAAGAGTTTGACTACATCTTTATTAATAGTCAAATCTAATTGTAACTCAAATGTAGCCGATCCTGTACATATATCCCAACACCACTCGATTGCAAAACTGTATAATTTTCATACCAAAGTATCGAACT comes from the Phragmites australis chromosome 22, lpPhrAust1.1, whole genome shotgun sequence genome and includes:
- the LOC133904802 gene encoding phytosulfokines 2-like encodes the protein MRRCSNTTSPLAALALLLLAVCFFHCAAAARLLPAVPPLAHQENGAKAATDGPVLQEGTAGNGDELAVSEMMGAEEACEEGNDECMQRRLLRDAHLDYIYTQHKGKP